GACTTGTGATCCTCTGCGACGCCGGCCCGCTCTTCGCCCTCGTGGACTCACGGCAGGCGGAGGCTCATCGGCGTTGCAAGGCGGCGCTCGCCGGGCTCTCCTCGCCTCTCGTCACCACTTGGCCGAGCTTCACGGAGGCGATGTATCTCGCCCACCGGTCGGGCGGGTGGCCGATGCAGGCGATCCTATGGAGTTTCGTCGTCGAATCCTTCCTCGCGTTCCATGAGCCGGCACCCGGGGAGACCGAGCGGATGGCCGGCCTGATGGAGCAATATCGCGACGTCCCGATGGACCTGGCTGACGCCACTCTCGTGGCGACGGCGGAGAGCCTCGGCCTGTCTCGGATCTTCACTCTCGACCACCACTTCCGTGTGTATCGCATCGACGGCGTCCGGGCGTTCGACGTCGTGCCCTGACCAAATTCCCGACCCCCCTGCAAGGTCGGGCCGGACTGCGGCAACTTACTCTGCACCATGAGCGAGGAACGCCCGCGACGAATGGATGCGGAGGGCCCGGACTGGGGCGGCGTGCTGGCCCGGCACGACGGCTGGCTGCGGCGCGTGGTGTCGGCCCGGCTGCGGGAGCCGCAGGGGGTCGACGAGGTGATGCAGGAGGTCGCGCTGGCGGTCGTCGCCCAGCGGGCCCCGCTGCTCGACCCCGCGCGGCTCGGCGGCTGGCTGTATCGTCTGGCGGTGCGTCAGGCGCTTTTGCACCGCCGCAAGGCGGGCCGCGGGCGGGCGCTCATCGGCCGGTGCGCGACGGCCCGGCCCGCGGCCGAGGCGGCTCCCGAGCCGTCGCCGCTGGCCTGGCTGCTGCACGACGAGCGCCGGGATCTCGTCCGCCGGGCCTTGGACCGCCTGCCGCCCCGCGACGCAGACCTGCTGGCGCTCAAGCACGGCGAGGGCTGGAGCGCCCGCGAGTTGGCCGAACGGCTGGGCGTGGGCGTGCCCGCGATCGAGGCCCGGCTCTCGCGCGCCCGGAAACGGCTCCGGGCCGAGCTGCAATCCCTGACCGGCGACTTCGAGGAGCACGACCCATGAGCCACGACGACCTCGACGTCGCGATCGACCGCATCGTCGACGGCGGATTATCCCCGACCGGCCTCCGCGAAGCCCTGGCCCGCGTCGAGTCCGCCCGCGACGGCTGGCGGCGCTGCACGCTCGCTTTTCTGGAGGCCCAGTGCCTGGACGAGGTCCTGCGACGCCCGGCCGCGCCCGAGGCGACGAGCCGGCCCGCCCTCACGCTCGCCGCCGAGGCCTCGGCCCGTCGCCGGTCCCTCCGCCCGGCGCTCGCGGCGGCCGTGGCGCTGGCGGCCTTCGGCGCGGGCTGGTTCGCGGGCGGGACGGCGTCGCGTCGCGACCCGGGACCCTCGGTCGCGATCGTCGAGGCCGCCCCCGCCGCCGGAACGCGTCCCGAACCCCGACCCGATCCCGGGCCGAGGTCGAAGCCAGGGCCGGAGCCGATCCCGTCGTGGGTGTTGAACCAGCCGATGCCCGTCTCGGCCGACGCCCAGGCCTCGCTCCAGGCGCGCGGCTATCGACTCGACCAGCGGCGTCGTATCGTCGCCGCCCGCCTCGCCGACGGCCGCCGCGTCGTGGTCCCCGTCGACCGCGTCGGCGTCCGCTACGTCGGCGGCGAGACGCTCTAGCCCGATCCCATCCCGGTCGTCCTTCCCCCCTCGTGGGAGAAGGTGGCCCGGAAGGCCGGATGAGGGGGAACACCCTCGTCGGGCCGACGGACTTCGAGGCCCGGGGCTCGCATGGAATGCGACGGGCTTTCGTCGGATGACGAGCCCCTCATCCGGCCTTCGGCCACCTTCTCCCACGAGGGGGGAAGGACGATCGCCCGAGTTCACGAATGACCTTTCGATCGAGCGCAACTCGGAAATTCCGGCCCGTCACTGAATCCCTTACGGAGATCCTCGACCATGCTTCGATTCGTCGCCTGCCTGCTGCTCGCCCCGCTCGGCCTGCAAGACGGCCCGGCCGTCCCGACGTCCGGGATGACGCAGGAACCGGCCGGTGAGAAGCCCGCCGCCGTCCATTCCGTGAATTTCGCCCGGCCGCTGCAAGGATTCGCCGAGTTCCAGGGCGCCACGGCCTTCCAGGCCGCGGACGGGAACCTGGGTTGGATCGCCGAACTGACGGGGCAATCGAACCTCGCCCTGACGAAGCTCGACGACGCGACCCGCGGCCAGCTCGGCGTCGCCGAGGGCCGCGGCCTGATCGTGACCTCGGTCCGGGCCAACGGGCCGGCGTGGGAGGCCGGCGTCCGCGAGCAGGACGTTTTGCTGACGCTGGGCGACCAGCCGCTGGCCGAAATCGACGACCTCGATCGCCTGCTGAAGAAGTCGGGCGACCAGCCCGCGACCCTCACGCTGCTCCGCAAGCGGAAGCCGCTGACGCTCAAGGTCATGGCCCGCGTCCAGGTCGAGCTCGGCCCGATCGAGGAGAAGGCGCCGGAGTACTGGATCGGCGCGAGCGTCGAGCCGATCGCCGCGGTCCTGCGGGAGCAGCTCGACCTGCCGGCCGACCAGGGCCTGAGCGTGTCGCGGCTCGTCGACGGGGCCCCCGCCGCCAAGTGCGGCCTCAAGGTCCACGACGTGCTCCTGACCGTCGACGGCGCGACGGTCCCCGACGCGGCCGGCCTGCTGGAACGCGTCGGCAAGGCGGGGGCCAAGGCCATGCACCTGGAAGTGCTCCGGGCCGGCGAGCGACGCACCCTGGTCGTCACGCCGGAGAAGCGGCCCCTCCACGACGTCACGAATCGGTCCTACACGTTGTTCCATCAATCCCCGACGACGGCGACCTACACGAACAAGTACGTCGACGTCTTCCGCCCCGGCGTGGTCGTGGGCGACGGCGGCCAGACGCTCCAGGGCCTGCTCGCCGAATCGATGCGGTCGCGCACCGCCCCCGCGCCGGACGCCGACGCCGCGACGAAGCGGATCGACGAGATCGCCGCCGAGATCAAGGCCCTGCGCGAGGCCGTCGAATCGCTCCGCAAGGCCCTCGAAACGAAGGAGTGACGGCCCCTCTCGGGCGTTCGAGTCAGCCCTCGCCCCGCTCGATCGCCTCGACGACCTCGGCCGGAGCGGCGGGGTCGGTCGGGGGGTCGAGGCGGCCCTGCTCGGCGGAGCGGACGAGGTCGGCGAAGTGGCCGTCGGCCTGGACGAGCTGGCCGTAGGTGCCGCTCTCGACGACCTTGCCGTCCTCGAAGACGAGGATGCGGTCGGTGTCCAGCAACGTCGTCAGCCGGTGGGCGACGAGGATCACCGTGCGGTCGGCCCGCGCGGCGTCGACGGCCTTCTGGACCCTCCGCTCGCTGATGTTGTCGAGCGCCGAGGTCCCCTCGTCGAGGATCAGGATCGGCGGGTTCTTGAGGAAGATCCGCGCCAGCGCGATCCGCTGCCGCTGGCCGCCGGAGAGGTTCTGGCCGCGCTCGGCGACCCGGGCCCGGTAGCCGCCGGGCATCATCATGATCTCGTCGTGGATGCAGGCGGCCTCGGCGGCCCGGCGGATCCCCTCGTGGGTGACGTCGCGGCAGCCGTAGGCGATGTTCTGGGCGATCGACCCCGAGAAGACGAACGGGTTCTGCCCCACGTAGCCCACCAAGTCGCCGATCGACTCGCGCGAGACGCTCTCCAGCGGCACCCCGCCGAACCAGACGCGGCCCGACGTCGGGTGGACGAGCCGCATCAGCACCCGCAGCCACGTCGTCTTGCCGCAGCCCGAGCGGCCGGCCATGCCGATCGTCTCGCCGTGGCGGACCACCAACGACAGCCCCTCCAGCGCCTGGCGGCCGTTCTCGATCGTCCGCGGGTACCTCACCCCCACGTCCTCGGCCACGAACAGGGGTTCGCCTAGCGCCAGGACCGGCGTGCGGGGGTCGACGGGCTTGAACGAGGGGTCGATCGGCTCGCGCAGCAGGCCGATCAGGTCGCCGACGCGCAGGCTGCTCTCGTGGGCCTCGTCGATGAAGCGGTGGACCTCGTTGAGCGGCGCCATCACGTTCAGGTAGAGGACCGAGAACGTGAAGATGTCGCCCAGGTTGATCCGCCCGTGCATGTAGAACGAGACGGCCAGGGCCAGCACGACCAGGTGGAAGAGCCCCTCGTTGAGCGCCTTGCCGCAGCCGAAGAGCGACATCTGGAAGTGGTGCCGCAGCTCCATGGAGCGCTTCCGCTCCGCGGCCTTGGCCACCCGGCGGACCTCGCGTTTGTGGGTGTTCGAGGCCCGCACGTAGTCGATGCCGCTGAGCTGCTCGACGACGGTGCCGTCCATCCGCTCGCGGGTGCGCAGCAGGTCGAGCCGCACCCCCTTCTGGGTGACGATCTGGGCGACGGTCAGGCCGAGCGAGATCGGCACCACGCCGAGCATCGCCAGCGCGACCCAGGGCTGCTGCGTCACGGCGTACGAGATGGCGAAGCCGCCCGTGAACAGCGCGGGGACGAAGTCCAGGAAGCTGATCCGCAGGAACCGCACGAACCCGTCGGCGCTGCGGGTCACCCGGCCGTACAGCGCGCCCACCTGGTCCTGCGCCAGCGAGGCCAGGTCGACCTTCATCAGGTGGGAGACCAGCCGCACGCACATGTCCTTGTCGATCCGCGTGCAGGCCCGCTCGACCAGGAAACGCCGCAGGACGTTCATCGTCTCGCGGACCAGGTATCCCATGCCGATCAGCGCGAGGTAGCCCGCCGCCGTCCGGGCGATCTCATCCGCCGGCCGGTTCCGGCCGTCGGCCGAGGGCCCGATGGCGTTCACCAGCTTCCCCAGGAAGATGGCGCTGGCCGTGCCGCCGGCGCTGGCGAGGCCCATGACGACCAGGGCCATCGCCAGCGAGGCCCGGTGCCGCCAGGGGACGAGCCGCCAGACCTGCCCGCCCCGCCGCCGGATCCGCGACAGCTCGCGACCGACCTCCCGCAACCGCCTCGCCACGCTCTCTCGCGCCATCGCTTCTCCAGCCCCCAAAGTCGCACCGACCCGTCACCTCGCCCCGGGCCGACCCCGCGCGGCCGCGAGGCCGCCGCCCGCCTCTCCGGTCCATGGTACGGATCGGGCCGCCGGTCGTGCGAGGACCGCTCCGGCGATTCGCCCGATTTCCGGCCCGCCCGCCGCGACCTTCGAAGGCGTTTCTTAAGAATTTGGAAAACCGTGGGGAACGTCCCACGCTCTTTCCGGAAAACGCGTACTAAGTTTGTGAGCGACGGGGACGAACAGATCCCCACCGTCGCCGCCAGGCCCGACGGGGCGCGGAGGATCGTGTCGAACGCCTGTTCTTCACGATTCCTTAAGGCGCCCCGCACATCGCCTCCCCGGCCGCTCTGAAGAATCGCCTTCGGCGCGCCGTTTGCTCTTCGCCACCATAGGACCGGAGCGGCTATCCGCCAGGCTTTGCAGGAGGTCTTCCAACCATGTTTCCAAGCGAGGGTTACTTGAGTCCCGTTCTGATCGCCACCGACGTGTCGCCCACCGCCCCTTCCGTCGACCTCGTCCCCCCGGGCCGCGGGGCCGTCGCCGTGCGACGGCCGCCCTCGCCCCGCGAGGAAGCCTTGATCGTCGACGAACGGTCGGGCCTGCGGCCCGCCTGCGTCGTCGAGTCCAAGCTCACCCGTCTCCTGAAAGAAGCCTCGCTGCCCGCCAGCCGCCTCCAGATGCGCGCCATGCTCAAGGCGCGTTGAGAACGCAAACTCGATATGCTCATATAACCTGGACGATAACGTCTCGGGATTTTCACATCTCCCCCTCCGCCCGGCGTCGCCGCATCTCTCCCCCTGCGGCGCGACCATCGGATGAATCGACGCTTGCAGTCTTCCATGCAAGCAATATATTCAGGCGTGAAGCCCCGCGGCCCGCCTGGACTTGCGATCGAAAACGCCCGACCGTCGTCCCCCGCTCGATCGCGAGATCCAGGGGACGGCGGTCGGCCCTGCGCCTTGGGGTGGGCGGCAGCGCCCGGGATGACGGAGGTCCTGGACGAAAACGGCCGCCCTCCAGCTGGGGCGGGCCGTTGAGACGAATTCGGGCGACGTGCTCAGAAATCATGCACCCACAGCGTCATCATCAAGTGGAAACATAACGATTTCCACATAACGATGACGGCCGTCGTCGACGAGGGGGATCTCGGCCGTCTCCTGAATGACGCCGTCGATGGCGACTCGCGTCCGCCCACGCTCGCGTGCGTCGGGGTTGAGGACGTGGATCTCGTAGCGGGTCGCGCCGAAGCGGTAGTCGACCTGGAAGCGTTCCCACGATGAGGGGATGCGCGGGTCGAGGCTCAGGCGGTCGCCGCGGCGTCTCACGCCGAGGATGCTTTCCAGGCCCGCCTGGTAGAGCCATCCCGCCGCGCCCGTGTACCAGGTCCAGCCGACGCGGCCGAGGTGAGGGGCCTTGCCGAAGACGTCGCCGGCCAGGGCGTAGGGCTCACCTTTGTAACGCCGGAAGTCATCCTTACAAAGGGTGTGGCGGATCGGGTCGAGGTGCTCGAACCATTTCAGGGCCGATTCCCCCCGCCCCAACCCGGCTGCGGCCTGGACGACCCAGGCGGCGGCGTGGGTGTATTGGGCCCCGTTCTCGCGGGTGCCGGGGACGTAGCCCTGGATGTAGCCCGGGCTCGGCTTCGACCGGTCGAAGGGGGGGGCGAGCAGCAGGACGAGCCGGTCGGCCTCGCGCACGAGCTGCGCCTCGACGGCGTCGAGGGCCCGGGCCGAACGGGACGCGTCCGCGCCGGCGAAGACGGACCACGACTGGGCCAGCGAGTCGATCCGGCACTCGGCGTTCGCGGCCGAGCCCAGCGGCGAGCCGTCGTCGAAGTAGGCGCGGCGATACCAGCCGCCGTCCCAGGCGTGGGATTCGGCCGCCGCGACCAGGGCGTCGGCCTGGGACCGCCAGCGGCGGGCGCGGTCCGCGTCGCCGCGCGCCTCGGCGATCGGGGCGAAGCGGCGGAGGACGACGCTCAGGAACCAGGCGAGCCAGACGCTCTCGCCCTTCCCCTCGACCCCCACGCGGTTCATGCCGTCGTTCCAGTCGCCCCCGCCCATCAGGGGCAGGCCGTGGGCGCCCCGAGGGCTCGAGCGGTCGAGCGCCCGGACGCAGTGCTCGTAGAGCGAACCGGCGGCCGAGGCGACGCTCGGCAGCCGGTAGTCGTCCTCCTGGCCGGGCGCGAGCGCGGGGGCTTCGAGGAACGGGACCTCGACGTCGAGCACGCCGCGGTCGCCGGTCGTCTCGACGTATCGCGAGGCGACGAACGGCAGCCAGAGGTAGTCGTCCGAGTACCGCGTGCGCACCCCCCGGCCCGCGGGCGGGTGCCACCAGTGCTGGACGTCGCCCTCGACGAACTGCCGCGAGGCGTGCAGCAGGACCTGCTCGCGCGCCAGGCCGGGCGCGGCGTGCAAGAGGGCCAGGGCGTCCTGGAGCTGGTCGCGGAAGCCGAAGGCCCCGCCCGACTGCGAGAACGCGGTCCGCCCCCAGAGCCGGCAGCTCGTCGTCTGGTACAGCAGCCAGCGGTTGATCAGCAGGTCGAACGACGGCTCCGGGGTGCGGACCTGGACGGCGCCCAGGAGTTCGTCCCAGCGGGCCGTCGCCCCTTCGAGCGCGGCGGCCGCGCCGACGTTCCGGACGTGGGCCAGCAGCTCGCGGACCTGGCCGGGGGCGTCGGCCCAGCCCAGCAGGAAGACGACCTCGAGCGACTCGCCGGGGCCCAGGTCGAGCTTCGTCTGGACCGCGCCGCAGGGGTCGAGCCCCGCGCCGACGCGGCCGGAGAGGGCGACCTGGCCGAGGGCCGAGGGGTTGGCGATCGAGCCGTGGCGGCCCAGGAACTCGCCCCGGTCGCCGGTGACGGTCCGCGGCCGGCGGTCGACGTCGAGGAACGCGACGCCGGCGGCGAAATCCTCGCGGAGGGCGTTGCGGGCCGTGAGCGCTCCGGTCTCGGCGTCGACGGCGGTGACGACGTGCATGGCCGAGCGGTCGCGGGTCGTCCCCAGCACCCACTCGGCGTAGAAGGTCGCGGAGAGCTTCCGCGGCGTCGTCCCCGGGTTCTTGAGGCGGAGGCGGAGGTACTTGACGGGCCGCTCGGGGTCGACGTAGACGTCGAGCCGGTGCTCGATCCCGTGGCTGTTGCGTTCGAACGTCGTGCGGCCCTGGCCGTGGCGGACGAGGACCGCGCCGGCCGAGGGGATGGGCAGGGGCGTGGGGCACCAGACCTGGCCGGCCTCCTCGTCGCGGAGGTAGACGACCTCGGCGGAGGGGTCGGAGACCGGGTCGTTGCTCCAGGCGGTCAGCCGGTTCGCCTGGCTGTTCCCCGCCCAGGTCGCCTGCGAGCCCCCCTCGGTGACCAAAAACCCGATCGTCGGGTTGGCGATCACGTTGCTCCAGGGCAGGGGGGCGAGCGCCGGCCGGGGCAGCGGCTGGCGCGCGGCCGATGCGCCGTTGCCGTCGGGCCGGCCGGGCGTGTCGATGAGGATGCAGTACTCGCGGCCGTCCGGCGTGAAGCCGCCGAGGCCGTTGGGGAAGAGGAGGCCGTCGGGCGCCGTCACGGGCTCGTCGCGCCGCGGCGTGGTCGGGGGCGAGGCGGTGAGCAGCTCGGGGAGTTCCGGGCTCCAGTCGACGGCCTCGAGCTGGTCGGCCAGCGGCCCGTCGGCGGCGTCGAGGATCACGCGGGCGGCCGCGGCCAGCGTCCCCCGCGCGGCGGGGTCGAGGGCGGCGCCGGGGACGACGTGGATCCCGCCCGGCTGGTTCACGCGTCCGGCGACGCCGACCTCGCGGGCCGCGGCGTCGAGCGGCCCGCCCAGGCCGGGGGCCGGGGCGTCGTCGAGGAACACCAGGTCGAACTCCAGGCCCTTGAGGCGGAGATACGCCTGCCCCGCCATGAGCTGGCGGGCCAGCGACAGCTCGGGCGCGTCGGCGATCCGCGCCAGCACGATCGGCAGCCCCAGGCCGACGCCGTGGCGGGCGAGCACCCGGGGGGCGGGCTCGACCGGGTCGGGGGCCGGCGGCCGGGCGCGCAGGGCCGGGCCGGCGAAGATCAGGTGCGAGGCCAGGCGCTGGAACAGGTGCGCCTCCTCGGCCGACCAGCCGCGCTGGCCGTTCTCGGCCTGGCGGTGGGCCCAGGCCATCTCGAAGGCGCGGGCCGAGGCGCTGGGGCCGTGGTACTGGTCGGCCAGCGCGACGGCCCCCGCTCGGTTCTCGGCGACGGCCGTCGTGAACGCCAGGACGACCGTGCCGCCCGGCGCCAGCGTCAGGCGGCGGCGGAGGCTGAAGATCGGGTCGAGCACCGGCCCGACCGACCCCGAGAGCGCCTCGCCCGGGTCGAGCGCCGCCGGGTCGGCGACGGTCCGGCCCCGGCCCAGGAACCGCTCGCGGTCGGTCTCGAACGTCGCCTCGCCGACGAGCGTGCAGCCCGCGGAAGAGCCGTCGACGGCCAGGACGTGGACGGCCCAGAGGGGCTCCTCGTGCGGCGACCGCGGCCGCCGCCGGCAGAGCAGGGCCGCCGATCCGGGGAGCCATTCCGTCTCCAGGAACAGCTTGTGGAACGCGGGGTGCGCCAGGTCGGCGTCGTGGCGGGCCAGGACGACCTCGGCGTAGCTGGTGACGTCCAGCTCCCTCGGCTTCGAGCCGTGGTTGAACAGGGTCAGGCGGCGGACCTCGGCGAACTGCTCGGGCGAGACGGTCACCTCCAGCAGGCTCTCGACCGAGCCGTCGCGGCGGCGGAACGTCGCCTTGTCGGCGGCGAAGACGATCTCGTCCTCGTCGGCCGGCCGGCAGACCGGCTGGAACCCCGCCGACCAGACCAGGCCGCTGGCGACGTCGCGGATGTAGAGGAACTGGCCGTACGCCTCCCGCGCCGGGTCCTCGCGCCAACGGGTCACGGCGAACCCGCGGCACGAGCTGGCGCCCGCGCCGGCGTTGGTGATCATCACGTGGTACTGGGCGTTGGAGAGCAGGTGGGTGCGAGGCGCGGCCGTCGCGGGGGTCGTCAACCTGCGGCTGAGGAAGCTCGGCGCGGGGGGCTGCTCGGCCGCCGGCGCGCCGCCCGCCCCTTCGGCGTCTGCCCCCTGGCCGTAGTCGGCGTCCAGGTCCACCAGCGGCGTGTCGCGGGGCACGCGTTCTTGAAGGAGCAGCTCGGCGGCGCGGACCATGGGCTCGGCGTGGAACCGCCGCGGCATGAGGTCGCCGAGCACGACGTTGGCGGCTGCCACCAGGCTCATCCCCTGGTGGTGGCTCATGTACGACCGGACGACCACCGAGTGCTGGCCGGGCGCGAGCCGCGAGGGCGTGTAGTCGACCGCCTCGTACCAGCCGAAGGGGCCCTCGGCGCCCTCGGACGTCAGCCGCTTGAGGTTCTCGACGGCCGCGGCGGGGGCGATCATCGTGGCCATCGCGGTCGCGTACGGCGCGATCACCCGGTCCTCGTCGAGGCCCTGCTTGATCCCCAGGCCGGGCGCGCCGAACGCCTGGTAGCGGTAGTCGCCGTCGGCGTACTGGGCCGAGAAGGCCGATTCCGAGATCCCCCAAGGCAGCCCGAGCTGGCCGCCGTACTCGATCTGCCGCGCGACGGCCGCGCGGCAGGCCTCGGAGAGCACCGTGTTGGACAGGCTCTTGAGCAGCAGCCGGGGCATGAGGTACTCGAACATC
The DNA window shown above is from Paludisphaera mucosa and carries:
- a CDS encoding RNA polymerase sigma factor, whose translation is MDAEGPDWGGVLARHDGWLRRVVSARLREPQGVDEVMQEVALAVVAQRAPLLDPARLGGWLYRLAVRQALLHRRKAGRGRALIGRCATARPAAEAAPEPSPLAWLLHDERRDLVRRALDRLPPRDADLLALKHGEGWSARELAERLGVGVPAIEARLSRARKRLRAELQSLTGDFEEHDP
- a CDS encoding ABC transporter ATP-binding protein, translating into MARESVARRLREVGRELSRIRRRGGQVWRLVPWRHRASLAMALVVMGLASAGGTASAIFLGKLVNAIGPSADGRNRPADEIARTAAGYLALIGMGYLVRETMNVLRRFLVERACTRIDKDMCVRLVSHLMKVDLASLAQDQVGALYGRVTRSADGFVRFLRISFLDFVPALFTGGFAISYAVTQQPWVALAMLGVVPISLGLTVAQIVTQKGVRLDLLRTRERMDGTVVEQLSGIDYVRASNTHKREVRRVAKAAERKRSMELRHHFQMSLFGCGKALNEGLFHLVVLALAVSFYMHGRINLGDIFTFSVLYLNVMAPLNEVHRFIDEAHESSLRVGDLIGLLREPIDPSFKPVDPRTPVLALGEPLFVAEDVGVRYPRTIENGRQALEGLSLVVRHGETIGMAGRSGCGKTTWLRVLMRLVHPTSGRVWFGGVPLESVSRESIGDLVGYVGQNPFVFSGSIAQNIAYGCRDVTHEGIRRAAEAACIHDEIMMMPGGYRARVAERGQNLSGGQRQRIALARIFLKNPPILILDEGTSALDNISERRVQKAVDAARADRTVILVAHRLTTLLDTDRILVFEDGKVVESGTYGQLVQADGHFADLVRSAEQGRLDPPTDPAAPAEVVEAIERGEG
- a CDS encoding GH36-type glycosyl hydrolase domain-containing protein, with amino-acid sequence MSATYLGGPSSATATDGGEGAWIELLDPRRAGPIRGELLGTDRLERLARALAGAGVTARRRRAGSPLLKRFADNGKVLEQVHARIVAGDEHARGIDVEWLLDNFHIVDEVLKEVRRDMPQGYDAVLPKLAATPLKGYPRAYAIAIALAAHTDAEFDEARLNRFVAAFQQESPLTIGELWALPTMLRLVLLENLRRLAEEMVWSWRERRRADAWLAAAEAERPAIGEPSGPFVARLMQAPRAPGTTAPAAAAVHDRLKARGIDVDDLVGRENHRQAANQVTVGNSVVSLRLLSAVDWNAFFEQQSLVQKILLDDPSGSYALQDFATCDRCRKVVERTARGSKADELAVARRAVELAAGADPSDHRRRHVGYWLLEDGLKDLRASFPYRGPRVERLQEAARAHPHVVYFGSIVATWLVIASACVWIAGAASFGTLGLLAFLALLAMPVGEVAVGFINHTLTIVMPPKVLAKLEFKKGIPDEHRTFVVIPTMLIRPHHAAGLLERLEIHYLSNPDPNLRFALLTDFADAPSEHMPNDQALIDDALERVRALNARYASTSGGEDLFYIFHRRRLWNPSQGSWMGWERKRGKLSEFNKLLRGDVAGGSYDVFSVDPATLPHFRFVITLDSDTQMPRDTAMRLVGTIAHPLNRPRFDAASGRVVEGYGVLQPRVNFHLTAATHSYFARLLASGGGIDPYSTAASDSYMDLYGIGSFTGKGVYEVDAFERATGEIFPENRILSHDLIEGNYARCGLLSDTEVFDDFPARYHAYARREHRWIRGDWQLLPWLGPNVPLPGGKTRPNPLPTLERWKLLDNLRRSLVAPAIVLMLALGWTVMPGSPWLWTGVALLVLAQPVLKWLTATTVGAIRSASIGPFRGWWESVYSLGGQSLLSLAFLPDQARQAVDAIVRTLYRQYVSHERMLEWETAASTEQRLGGGLGDFVRSMWQAPAVAILILAAVAWLRPESLWCAAPILLAWLLSPLVAYGISRPLPSTEVPLGAEPRRALRRLARKTWRYFETFVGDEDHWLPPDNFQEVPDGRVAHRTSPTNKGLLLISTLSAHDLGFLSLGTMLDRLERTFDTLDRLERHWGHFYNWYQTQTLEALPPLYISTVDSGNLLGCLVALRQGLIEKAGEPIVGPAVAEGLADALNLALEVGGLDASRLRALLDAPPADVPGWRSWLDRVEAEAERLNDAVAAEAGRREGDFAAAKIWGRKLLEQVRDHRRQLDALTGGEAFPAGAAAPTLKTLAASRPAAAVLAGRLSALADRADAMGREMDFRPLYKKEKHLYAIGCNLSQGRLDGACYDLLASESCLTSYLTIARGEAPRKHWFQLGRPFVRAAGRIGLISWGGTMFEYLMPRLLLKSLSNTVLSEACRAAVARQIEYGGQLGLPWGISESAFSAQYADGDYRYQAFGAPGLGIKQGLDEDRVIAPYATAMATMIAPAAAVENLKRLTSEGAEGPFGWYEAVDYTPSRLAPGQHSVVVRSYMSHHQGMSLVAAANVVLGDLMPRRFHAEPMVRAAELLLQERVPRDTPLVDLDADYGQGADAEGAGGAPAAEQPPAPSFLSRRLTTPATAAPRTHLLSNAQYHVMITNAGAGASSCRGFAVTRWREDPAREAYGQFLYIRDVASGLVWSAGFQPVCRPADEDEIVFAADKATFRRRDGSVESLLEVTVSPEQFAEVRRLTLFNHGSKPRELDVTSYAEVVLARHDADLAHPAFHKLFLETEWLPGSAALLCRRRPRSPHEEPLWAVHVLAVDGSSAGCTLVGEATFETDRERFLGRGRTVADPAALDPGEALSGSVGPVLDPIFSLRRRLTLAPGGTVVLAFTTAVAENRAGAVALADQYHGPSASARAFEMAWAHRQAENGQRGWSAEEAHLFQRLASHLIFAGPALRARPPAPDPVEPAPRVLARHGVGLGLPIVLARIADAPELSLARQLMAGQAYLRLKGLEFDLVFLDDAPAPGLGGPLDAAAREVGVAGRVNQPGGIHVVPGAALDPAARGTLAAAARVILDAADGPLADQLEAVDWSPELPELLTASPPTTPRRDEPVTAPDGLLFPNGLGGFTPDGREYCILIDTPGRPDGNGASAARQPLPRPALAPLPWSNVIANPTIGFLVTEGGSQATWAGNSQANRLTAWSNDPVSDPSAEVVYLRDEEAGQVWCPTPLPIPSAGAVLVRHGQGRTTFERNSHGIEHRLDVYVDPERPVKYLRLRLKNPGTTPRKLSATFYAEWVLGTTRDRSAMHVVTAVDAETGALTARNALREDFAAGVAFLDVDRRPRTVTGDRGEFLGRHGSIANPSALGQVALSGRVGAGLDPCGAVQTKLDLGPGESLEVVFLLGWADAPGQVRELLAHVRNVGAAAALEGATARWDELLGAVQVRTPEPSFDLLINRWLLYQTTSCRLWGRTAFSQSGGAFGFRDQLQDALALLHAAPGLAREQVLLHASRQFVEGDVQHWWHPPAGRGVRTRYSDDYLWLPFVASRYVETTGDRGVLDVEVPFLEAPALAPGQEDDYRLPSVASAAGSLYEHCVRALDRSSPRGAHGLPLMGGGDWNDGMNRVGVEGKGESVWLAWFLSVVLRRFAPIAEARGDADRARRWRSQADALVAAAESHAWDGGWYRRAYFDDGSPLGSAANAECRIDSLAQSWSVFAGADASRSARALDAVEAQLVREADRLVLLLAPPFDRSKPSPGYIQGYVPGTRENGAQYTHAAAWVVQAAAGLGRGESALKWFEHLDPIRHTLCKDDFRRYKGEPYALAGDVFGKAPHLGRVGWTWYTGAAGWLYQAGLESILGVRRRGDRLSLDPRIPSSWERFQVDYRFGATRYEIHVLNPDARERGRTRVAIDGVIQETAEIPLVDDGRHRYVEIVMFPLDDDAVGA
- a CDS encoding type II toxin-antitoxin system VapC family toxin; the encoded protein is MILCDAGPLFALVDSRQAEAHRRCKAALAGLSSPLVTTWPSFTEAMYLAHRSGGWPMQAILWSFVVESFLAFHEPAPGETERMAGLMEQYRDVPMDLADATLVATAESLGLSRIFTLDHHFRVYRIDGVRAFDVVP
- a CDS encoding PDZ domain-containing protein, whose protein sequence is MLRFVACLLLAPLGLQDGPAVPTSGMTQEPAGEKPAAVHSVNFARPLQGFAEFQGATAFQAADGNLGWIAELTGQSNLALTKLDDATRGQLGVAEGRGLIVTSVRANGPAWEAGVREQDVLLTLGDQPLAEIDDLDRLLKKSGDQPATLTLLRKRKPLTLKVMARVQVELGPIEEKAPEYWIGASVEPIAAVLREQLDLPADQGLSVSRLVDGAPAAKCGLKVHDVLLTVDGATVPDAAGLLERVGKAGAKAMHLEVLRAGERRTLVVTPEKRPLHDVTNRSYTLFHQSPTTATYTNKYVDVFRPGVVVGDGGQTLQGLLAESMRSRTAPAPDADAATKRIDEIAAEIKALREAVESLRKALETKE